One region of Scophthalmus maximus strain ysfricsl-2021 chromosome 15, ASM2237912v1, whole genome shotgun sequence genomic DNA includes:
- the ccdc85ca gene encoding coiled-coil domain-containing protein 85C-A, translating into MDGHGPDASQLSDEALLTLGKEDLIRGLRRMESRNLELMLEHGSLMKDVNRSLQVHLQEIRRLKEVNQKLQHDNQELRELCCFLDDDRQKGKRVSREWQRFGRHTSGVLWQDVGLYQQKLRELEANQEALTTENAELREMVLMLDEERSGAGSRSSVGSQSSLGPPGPAAARDVGDGSSASSTGSAGSPDHQPHGHSCKAPDGRPAAHPLRGAGLSAGYVTQLESKVKMLEDENRQLLSQGAARTPSPPGLYSPPGQKPEAIVHAMKVLAVHEKLDRQSSQEYDDDLSEKEKAIVREMCNVVWRKLGDASGSMPSVRQQLSGNQLKGPSQMSESK; encoded by the exons ATGGACGGCCACGGGCCGGACGCCAGTCAGCTGTCCGACGAGGCGCTGCTGACGCTGGGGAAGGAGGATCTGATTCGGGGGCTGCGGAGGATGGAGAGCCGCAACCTGGAGCTGATGCTGGAGCACGGCAGCCTGATGAAGGACGTGAACCGCAGCCTGCAGGTGCACCTCCAGGAGATCCGCAGGCTGAAGGAGGTCAACCAGAAGCTCCAGCACGACAACCAGGAGCTCCGGGAGCTGTGCTGCTTCCTGGACGACGACCGGCAGAAGGGCAAGAGGGTGTCCCGCGAGTGGCAGAGGTTCGGCCGCCACACGTCCGGCGTCCTGTGGCAGGACGTGGGGCTCTACCAGCAGAAGTTGCGGGAGCTGGAGGCCAACCAGGAGGCGCTGACGACGGAGAACGCGGAGCTGAGGGAGATGGTCCTCATGCTGGACGAGGAGCGCAGCGGGGCCGGCTCCCGGAGCTCCGTCGGCAGCCAGTCCAGCCTGGGCCCCCCGGGCCCGGCGGCGGCGCGGGACGTCGGGGACGGCAGCAGCGCGTCCAGCACCGGGAGCGCCGGCAGTCCCGACCACCAGCCCCACGGCCACTCCTGCAAAGCCCCCGATGGGAGGCCCGCGGCCCACCCGCTGAGAGGCGCCGGGCTCAGCG CGGGCTACGTCACACAGCTGGAGAGcaaggtgaagatgctggaggACGAAAACAGGCAGCTGCTGTCACAG GGCGCTGCTCGAACCCCCTCTCCCCCAGGGCTCTACAGCCCCCCAGGGCAGAAACCAGAGGCGATAGTCCACGCAATGAAG gtgttggCAGTCCATGAGAAGCTGGACAGGCAGAGCTCGCAGGAATACGACGACGATCTCAGCGAGAAGGAGAAGGCCATCGTCAGAGAGATGTGCAAC GTGGTTTGGAGGAAGCTGGGCGATGCTTCCGGCTCCATGCCGTCCGTCCGACAGCAGCTCTCAGGAAACCAGCTCAAAGGGCCTTCGCAGATGTCAGAGTCCAAGTGA
- the hhipl1 gene encoding HHIP-like protein 1, which produces MARVRTRPTRRRLATDPHGVNRGPPRQSGRPGVGAKCTQEAAAAAAQRSAPRWPTHATMRRSNGKAPRPSRLSPIGVLCLSALWLAPAMSHPQCLDFKPPFRPLRELDFCVMYKEFGCCDYQKDQELMTKFYRIMDNFDYHGYTSCAGFVLELLCQECSPYAAHLFDAEDPGTTLRTIPGLCQDHCFQFWEKCSSTIPLLSDDPHMVKVKEDRARFCQYVGLDDVDYCYPHLLSNQKLTNNLGRVQSDSDGCLQLCLEEVANGLRNPLAMVHANDGTHRFFVAEQVGLVWTFLPDRSKLQRPFLNITKAVLTSSWEGDERGFLGLTFHPKYKYNRKLYVYYSVEVGFDERIRISEFRVSTSDMNEVDHTSERVILEIDEPASNHNGGQLLFADDGYLYIFTGDGGMAGDPFGKYGNAQNKSALLGKVLRIDVDDNERGPLYRIPADNPFTHERGARPEVYAYGVRNMWRCSVDRGDPRTKEGKGRIFCGDVGQNKFEEIDIIEKGRNYGWRAKEGFSCYDKKLCANRTLDDVLPIYAYPHKMGKSVTGGYVYRGCEYPNLNGMYIFGDFMSGRLMSLQEDRNTGQWKYNEICMGMGLTCAFPGLINNYHQYIISFAEDEAGELYFMSTGIPSATSPSGVIYKVADPSRRAPPRQCHYDPLPVRVKSNLIKFVPQETLIGVEPSSKKMPEPQPTDSHDWLQELLDHLGEPGPDQATPLPTTTTTKPHRHSRRKGRRRKEKSRAETAPELQSGMVRLVGDEQGRDDRGRVEIYVNTEWGTVCDDLWNTKNAAVVCRQLGFRYALKAAKNSEFGEGNELRILLDDVQCEGTESSLLDCKHAGVGTHNCAHYEDAGVICGNSDYVIEV; this is translated from the exons ATGGCGCGGGTGCGGACGCGGCCCACGCGTCGCCGCCTGGCGACAGATCCCCATGGAGTGAACCGCGGTCCACCGCGTCAGAGTGGACGACCGGGAGTCGGAGCAAAGTGCACACaggaagccgccgccgccgccgcacaacGCTCCGCTCCACGGTGGCCGACGCACGCCACGATGCGGCGGAGTAACGGCAAAGCCCCGCGTCCTTCGAGGCTCTCGCCGATCGGcgtcctgtgtctctctgcgcTCTGGCTCGCACCTGCGATGTCACACCCGCAGTGTCTGGATTTCAAGCCTCCGTTCCGCCCGCTGCGGGAGCTCGACTTCTGCGTCATGTACAAGGAGTTCGGCTGCTGCGACTATCAGAAGGACCAGGAGCTGATGACCAAGTTCTACCGGATTATGGACAACTTCGATTATCACGGATACACCAGCTGCGCGGGCTTCGTCCTCGAGCTGCTCTGCCAG GAGTGTTCTCCCTATGCAGCTCACCTCTTCGATGCCGAGGACCCAGGCACCACGTTACGGACCATCCCTGGTCTCTGTCAGGACCACTGCTTCCAGTTTTGGGAAAAGTGCAGCTCCACCATTCCTCTCCTGTCGGACGACCCTCACATGGTCAAAGTCAAAGAAGACCGGGCTCGTTTCTGCCAGTACGTGGGGCTAGATGACGTGGACTACTGCTACCCACACCTCCTCAGCAACCAGAAGCTCACCAACAACCTTGGCCGGGTACAGTCCGACTCAGATGGCTGTCTGCAGCTGTGTCTGGAAGAGGTGGCCAATGGTTTGCGGAACCCGCTAGCCATGGTCCATGCCAATGATGGCACACATCGGTTCTTTGTGGCAGAACAGGTGGGCTTGGTGTGGACCTTCCTTCCTGACCGGTCCAAACTGCAGAGACCATTTTTGAACATTACCAAGGCGGTGTTAACATCATCATGGGAAGGTGATGAGAGAGGCTTTCTGGGACTCACTTTTCACCCAAAGTACAAGTACAACAGGAAGTTGTATGTGTATTACTCAGTGGAGGTGGGTTTTGATGAGAGGATCAGGATCAGTGAGTTCCGTGTATCAACCAGCGACATGAATGAAGTGGATCACACCTCTGAGCG GGTTATTCTGGAGATCGACGAGCCTGCTTCGAACCACAATGGAGGGCAGCTACTCTTTGCAGATGATGgttatttgtacattttcacaGGTGACGGTGGGATGGCGGGAGACCCATTTGGGAAATATGGGAATGCCCAGAACAA GTCAGCACTCTTGGGTAAAGTTCTTCGTATCGATGTGGATGACAATGAGAGAGGCCCATTATACAGAATCCCTGCAGATAACCCCTTCACACACGAACGAGGAGCTCGACCTGAGGTTTATGCTTACGGTGTCCGCAATATGTGGAGGTGCTCGGTGGACCGGGGGGACCCTAGAACCAAAGAGGGAAAGGGACGCATCTTCTGTGGCGACGTAGGCCAGAACAAGTTTGAGGAGATCGATATCATCGAGAAAGGTCGAAACTACGGCTGGAGAGCTAAAGAGGGCTTCTCCTGCTATGATAAGAAGCTGTGTGCCAACAGAACACTGG ATGATGTCCTGCCTATTTATGCATACCCACACAAGATGGGTAAGTCAGTGACTGGTGGTTACGTGTACCGAGGCTGTGAATACCCCAACCTGAACGGCATGTACATATTTGGAGACTTCATGAGTGG GCGTTTGATGAGTCTGCAGGAGGATAGAAACACAGGGCAGTGGAAATACAATGAGATATGTATGGGGATGGGCCTGACCTGCGCCTTCCCTGGACTCATAAACAACTACCACCAGTACATCATCTCCTTTGCTGAGGATGAAGCTG gCGAGCTGTACTTCATGTCCACTGGAATACCAAGCGCCACGTCACCCTCAGGAGTCATTTATAAAGTGGCGGATCCCTCAAG ACGCGCTCCACCCAGACAGTGTCACTATGACCCTCTTCCCGTCAGAGTAAAAAGTAATCTCATCAAGTTTGTTCCACAGGAAA CATTGATTGGAGTTGAGCCATCCAGCAAAAAAATGCCTGAGCCACAACCCACGGACTCACATGACTGGCTCCAAGAGCTCCTTGACCATCTAGGTGAACCAGGACCAGACCAGGCCACCCCTCTGCctaccacaaccaccaccaaaCCACACAGACATTCCAGGAGGAAAGGACGGCGCAGGAAGGAAAAATCCAGAGCGGAAACTGCACCGGAGCTCCAGAGTGGAATGGTAAGGCTGGTTGGAGACGAGCAGGGCCGCGATGACCGTGGGCGGGTTGAGATCTACGTTAACACGGAGTGGGGCACTGTGTGTGACGACCTGTGGAACACCAAGAATGCCGCGGTGGTTTGCCGGCAGCTTGGCTTCCGGTATGCTCTGAAGGCGGCCAAGAACTCCGAGTTCGGTGAGGGGAATGAGCTGCGGATTCTTCTGGACGACGTTCAGTGCGAAGGGACCGAGTCCAGCCTGCTGGACTGCAAACACGCCGGCGTCGGTACACACAACTGTGCCCACTATGAAGATGCCGGGGTGATCTGTGGCAACTCGGACTACGTTATAGAAGTCTAA